Proteins co-encoded in one Pithys albifrons albifrons isolate INPA30051 chromosome 14, PitAlb_v1, whole genome shotgun sequence genomic window:
- the ITGB1BP2 gene encoding integrin beta-1-binding protein 2, with translation MALLCYNKGCGQRFDPEHNAEDSCLYHPGVPIFHDALKGWSCCKKRTTDFSEFLSIKGCTKGFHSKDKPPEPSSQGETSDEPKAKPVKELIFQGPKSAEKMLRERPSSDEPRELLPIKVSRSLEQALEKLNLSSEDKALESSCTGEAAAQVRAGTRCKNAACKAIYQGPESNTEVCTFHPGVPVFHEGMKYWSCCGIKTTDFNAFMEQLGCSRGCHCWTEKGDKKAVLCRQDWHQTSSQVVVTVYAKNPLPALSSVKANRTVLEAHVVFEGNKIFQAELELWGTIEIEKSFVSMVPTKVEITLCKASPDSWARLELPQSKLQSCGEQEKEAANAEEAGLAREEDSDDSLSWSEEEYEELEMGTPSN, from the exons ATGGCTTTGCTGTGCTACAACAAGGGCTGCGGGCAGAGGTTTGATCCTGAACACAACGCCGAGG aTTCCTGCCTGTATCACCCGGGTGTTCCCATTTTCCACGATGCCCTGAAG ggctggtcTTGTTGCAAGAAACGCACAACAGACTTCTCTGAGTTCCTCTCCATAAAG GGATGCACAAAGGGGTTTCATAGCAAGGACAAACCCCCGGAGCCTTCCAGCCAAGGGGAGACCTCAGATGAGCCAAAGGCCAAACCAGTGAAGGAGCTCATCTTCCAAGGACCAAAATCAGCTGAGAAGATGCTGCGGGAAAGACCAAG cTCTGATGAGCCAAGAGAACTGCTGCCAATTAAAGTATCCAGGTCTCTGGAGCAGGCACTGGAGAAACTGAACCTGTCCTCCGAGGACAAGGCCCTGGAGAGCAGTTGCACAG GGGAGGCAGCTGCCCAGGTGAGAGCTGGCACCAGGTGCAAGAACGCAGCCTGCAAGGCG ATCTACCAGGGCCCAGAGAGTAACACAGAGGTCTGTACGTTTCATCCTGGCGTTCCTGTCTTCCACGAGGG GATGAAGtactggagctgctgtggaatCAAAACGACGGACTTCAATGCCTTCATggagcagctgggctgcagcagagggTGCCACTGCTGGACAGAGAAGGGG GACAAGAAGGCAGTGCTGTGCCGGCAGGACTGGCACCAAACCAGCAGCCAGGTGGTGGTGACAGTCTATGCCAAGaatcccctgcctgccctcagcagcGTGAAAGCCAATCGCACTGTG CTTGAGGCCCATGTCGTCTTTGAAGGGAATAAGATTTTCCAGGCAGAACTGGAGCTCTGGGGG ACCATCGAAATAGAGAAGAGCTTTGTGAGCATGGTCCCAACCAAGGTGGAGATCACGCTTTGCAAAGCCAGCCCTGACtcctgggccaggctggagctcccCCAAAGCAAGTTGCAGTCCTGTGgtgagcaggagaaggaggctGCCAACGCGGAGGAGGCTGGGTTAGCGCGGGAGGAGGACTCTGATGACAGCTTGAGCTGGTCGGAGGAGGAATACGAAGAGCTGGAGATGGGAACACCGAGCAACTGA